The following coding sequences are from one Triticum aestivum cultivar Chinese Spring chromosome 5A, IWGSC CS RefSeq v2.1, whole genome shotgun sequence window:
- the LOC123107983 gene encoding non-specific lipid transfer protein GPI-anchored 5-like: protein MAGRTMSSSSSILLAAAVAALLVASASAQSGCTAALVGLYPCLNYISGNDTAPTKSCCSQLGSVVQSQPQCLCSALGGDSSSLGGMTINKTRALELPKACNVQTPPASKCNGGGSAPGAATPTTPGVQAPAGSGSKTTPSAYLQENGGSSLQGPAGLVFALVAAALYAVSSL, encoded by the coding sequence ATGGCGGGGAGAACCATGTCAAGCAGCAGCAGTATCCTCCTGGCAGCGGCTGTGGCGGCGCTGCTGGTGGCGTCGGCGTCGGCGCAGTCCGGGTGCACGGCAGCGCTCGTCGGCCTCTACCCGTGCTTGAACTACATCAGCGGCAACGACACGGCGCCCACCAAGTCCTGCTGCTCGCAGCTTGGCTCGGTGGTGCAGTCCCAGCCGCAGTGCCTCTGCAGCGCGCTCGGCGGCGACTCGTCGTCGCTCGGCGGCATGACCATCAACAAGACGCGCGCGCTCGAGCTCCCCAAGGCGTGCAACGTGCAGACCCCGCCGGCGAGCAAGTGCAACGGCGGTGGCAGTGCTCCTGGCGCCGCCACGCCGACCACGCCCGGGGTGCAGGCACCGGCAGGGTCTGGATCCAAGACGACCCCGTCGGCGTACCTGCAAGAGAACGGCGGCTCGTCACTCCAGGGCCCGGCTGGGTTGGTGTTCGCCCTCGTGGCTGCTGCGCTTTACGCCGTGTCCTCTCTGTGA
- the LOC123107982 gene encoding non-specific lipid transfer protein GPI-anchored 5, protein MATRIISGSRILLAAAMAAALLVATATAQSGCTAALVGLYPCLNYISGNDTAPTKSCCSQLGSVVQSQPQCLCSALGGDSSSLGGMTINKTRALELPKACNVQTPPASKCNGGGSAPGAATPTTPEVQTPAGSGSKTTPSAYLQENGGSSLQGPAGLVFALAAAAVYAVSSL, encoded by the coding sequence ATGGCGACGAGAATTATATCCGGCAGCAGGATACTCTTGGCCGCGGCGATGGCAGCGGCCTTGCTGGTGGCGACAGCAACGGCACAGTCCGGGTGCACGGCCGCGCTCGTCGGCCTTTACCCGTGCTTGAACTACATCAGCGGCAACGACACGGCGCCCACCAAGTCCTGCTGCTCGCAGCTTGGCTCGGTGGTGCAGTCCCAGCCGCAGTGCCTCTGCAGCGCGCTCGGCGGCGACTCGTCGTCGCTGGGCGGCATGACCATCAACAAGACGCGCGCGCTCGAGCTGCCCAAGGCGTGCAACGTGCAGACCCCGCCGGCGAGCAAGTGCAACGGCGGTGGCAGTGCTCCTGGCGCCGCCACGCCGACCACGCCCGAGGTGCAGACACCGGCAGGCTCTGGATCCAAGACGACCCCGTCGGCGTACCTGCAGGAGAACGGCGGCTCGTCACTCCAGGGCCCGGCTGGGCTGGTGTTCGCCCTCGCGGCTGCTGCGGTCTACGCCGTGTCCTCTCTGTGA
- the LOC123107981 gene encoding non-specific lipid transfer protein GPI-anchored 5-like, whose amino-acid sequence MAARAMSGGSILLAAALAAALLVASASAQSGCTAALVGLYPCLNYISGNDTAPTKSCCSQLGSVVQSQPQCLCSALGGDSSSLGGMTINKTRALELPKACNVQTPPASRCNGGGTAPGAATPTTPEVQTPASSGSKTTPSAYLQENGGSSLQGTVGLVFALAAAAFYAVSAV is encoded by the coding sequence ATGGCAGCGAGAGCCATGTCCGGCGGCAGCATCCTCCTggccgcggcgttggcagcggCCCTGCTGGTGGCGTCGGCATCGGCGCAGTCCGGGTGCACGGCGGCGCTGGTCGGCCTGTACCCGTGCTTGAACTACATCAGCGGCAACGACACGGCGCCCACCAAGTCCTGCTGCTCGCAGCTCGGCTCCGTGGTGCAGTCCCAGCCGCAGTGCCTCTGCAGCGCGCTCGGTGGGGACTCGTCCTCGCTGGGCGGCATGACCATCAACAAGACGCGCGCGCTCGAGCTCCCCAAGGCGTGCAACGTGCAGACCCCGCCCGCGAGCAGGTGCAACGGCGGTGGCACTGCTCCTGGCGCCGCCACGCCGACCACGCCCGAGGTGCAGACACCGGCAAGCTCTGGATCCAAGACGACCCCGTCGGCGTACCTGCAGGAGAACGGCGGCTCGTCGCTCCAGGGCACGGTGGGCCTGGTGTTCGCGCTCGCGGCTGCTGCGTTCTACGCCGTGTCGGCCGTGTAG